The segment GAATGttcacatgcatgtgtgtatttatgtctcTGTGTTAGAAAAAGTATATCTGAGTTAATGTAAAAATGATTGTCATTACATGTATAAATctatgaaataataaatgaattcttTTTTATAGTCCTTTGACCAGTTttgaaaagtacaaaaaatatatttatgattaatacattatataaattatattagtgTAGTTAGGGTTAGAATTGCATTACATTCCTGGtaattaatatagttaattaATATAGCAACAAATATTGATATTGAACAGTGgttcataaaaacacaaatgtacagTGTAGTTATTCCTTTTTTCCTTAGCATTGTTTTATGCGTAATATGTGTGGGCTTGTTAAGTGATCAGGGTGTGGGAATAAATTCTTCATGGTTAAGGACCTGAGTGTGTGGAAAGAGAAGCCTAACTTTAGCTCTGATAAATAATTCAAACGCAGTGAGAGATTGACTGCTCCGGGCAGCTCTGGTTTTTCTCCCTAGTAAGCATAGAAACTAATAATGGTACAGTCTCCTTCAAGAGGTCATTTGATTGGAGCTCTGAGGCCCAACTCTTGAGTATGCTGATCTTCCTTGATGgttgattatttttaattttttgttctttttcaacggtttttaaaacctttttaaatgaCGGACCATTTAAAGAGTAAAACAAAAATTGCGAAACCCCTAACAACTTCCTATCTCAAATGGGGCTCTCATTGGTCATCCTTTTTACAAGCCAACAAATCTCAAGCTAAACATTTGGAATAAACACTGACATGTAACAGCTATATTATCAAAGTGCACAACCAAATTTGACAACACAATCGGTTGATTGTAGTGTTACTAATAATGAATTGTTGTGAGTTTATTAATTGGATGATTTATTTAATGTTGGTGCTTTTTGTCcgatatatttctatatttaggTCTGTTTTGGTAAACCAGCCAGTAACGACTGGCAGATCACTGGGAATCTTTCACGGACCACCAGTGGTCCAGAGTTTGAGAACCGCAGTTCCATTTTTAAAGGTTTCACTTCAATTTTTCTTGCTCATACAGCTGGTAACGGTCTTCAGCTCTTAAAATATTTCCACTGAGCTCTCATTTGCTGtactttaactaaaataattatgttgTAACATGGGAGAAAAAGTCTAAACTGAATAATGAAAGTGCTGGTAAACTAGTATTGTGAGGGATCCACTCTACCTCGTCTGGAATGTCCTCTAGATAAAGAGGGTTCAGCCCATGTTTTCTAGGTCATTGTTCCTTTGCACTTTTCCTCCCGGGCTGAGAAACTGTGTCTCATCTTTCTCCTGCAAGCTCTTAATTTAAAACAGACACAGGCCTCTCCTTCAGAGCAAATTAGATAAAGGTTACTAAAAGTATAACTTGCAGAGACTGACAAGGATCATACTTAACAGACCGACACAATAAGACATTCAAGTGCATAATGTATCTTTATATCTCTATTTAAATCCATTGGAATCAGAGGACAGGTCAGAAGACACAAATGCCTTTAATTACCATCACCACATGTCCATGGAATGAGTCCACTGACAGAATCGTATCAGTACAGGCACACACTCATAAGTATCTATTTTGTTTATATCGACTGTAACTACAAAGCCgattaaaatgtaaacttaaaattgtGATAATGTTTCAAGGGTTCCAATTCAAATCAATTATGATTAAGTTATGTGTAATCAGAGTATATAGTACTCTACATTTTAAAGACCATTGTCAATTTCTGCCACACGTTGTAATCATTTTTTGTTCTCAAAGCCACCCCAAACACTACTACAATAAAGTAAGTGTACTTTTATGATTCTATAATAAAAAGGTTgcgtatttgttttatttccgtTCTCTCACAACAGTGTGGGATGGTAACGTCCTAAGCCTGGTCATACATGTCCAAGGCTTCCTCCAACTTGCCTGTGATTTTCTGAAAGAAGCTGATCTGCTGCTGTAAGAAATGCTGCATCTGTGCCTTGAAGTCACGTACACGTACGCGGTGAAAATGCTGGATCTCAGCTAGCGTAGCACAGGAGATGATGTTGCAGCGGTCGTGGATGCCTCCACCTGCAATGCCATCTTTTTCCTCCCCGTGTTTCTGGCTCTCCTTGGCCTTCGTGAGGGCTCCTGGAGAAAGACAGAAGTGAACAGAAAGTaacgaaaaaaacaaacaaatgaaagcaaTGGTTCATTTAAAGAATTAAAATCTACAACACCCAATCACATctgtaaaaacacacatgcactctttTGAACACATTAAAGAGTCAGGCTTCTGATTTATGGCTTACAGCTCTCTTTGGAATTTCGCAAGGAAAAATCTATATTCCCTGTGCAGTCATGAAATGATCTCTTACTAACATTCTAATTCcacattcctggtcttattgCTCATCAAAAACGTGATAGCTTGCACTTTTTCTGAAACAATATTTCTTTTTGCATGACTTCACAAATAACGTCTGCTGTTCCCCCCTCCATTCTGACATGCAACGCCTACTTTTCATGATCCAATCAATTCCAGATGGAAAAAAAATCTGCCCTAAATTTTTTTCTTGCCAAATATCATGTTTCACCCTGGGATATTTTTGATTACGGAAGTAAAATAAGCTCTGAATGTAGTTTCAAATCAACGTTAAGAAGAcaatcacatacagtatataaaatgtttagttAAAAGATGTTGTTTTACATCCAAGACATCAGAATAACTATGTGTGTTAAAATGTAGTGTAAGCGTTCAGAGCTACCCTGTGCTGGGGCCCTAAGCTTAGGATTAGGGCCTTCAACACAAAAGCTTTCCCAGCATCAGTTGTTTTATGTAGACAAGCGATTTCTCATACAAAACCGCATTAGCTATTTGCGTCACATAAACGCAGAGATAAGATTCTGCAATAAAGAATGACATCATTAAATTTAATGTCACAGTAAAGGAAAAACTGATTAGTCAGAAGTACACACTTCCCCCACTAAAGGGATGTGGGAATTACAACAGGGTTGGCATCACTCCACCATACCAACACACATCTCAAGCTGCAAGGGCTAGCAGGCCTCATATGCTCCCTCTCTCTCAACCACGGAAAAATCAGGACATGTCATTTGACACACTGCTGAGAACCTTGTGCCATTTGCTAGgtataaaaagttaataaatctAAAAAGCATGCCATTTTACATCAGCAGCTCGAACGCAATCCATCCAATTCAGTATGAATAAGATGCTTCTTTAGTTTCATGAAAAAGCAGTTTATGATTCTGATTTAGGTTTCCTCTTAAATATTAACTTGATACATGGTGGGTTGACGGGATAGTGCGTCACTTCTTTAAACTGATGGCATTCACATAAACTACTGACCTACTGACCTATATTCATTTTATGGCATGCCATTCTGACAAGTGGTTTTGGAGCAAACACATGAGAAAAATCCCaaacctttctgaacatggataATGTCTGGAAAGTTTGCAAGATGGCCCTGGTAAATCGCTAAAAGATCGGAAATTGGCTCCAAATCCTGACGGGGCTGCTCTGCAAAGTAATCCCCAATGGTCTCGTAGACGTCTCCTGTGTGTACCATGGCCTTGTTTAATGGCACTGAATATACTTGCTGGTCGAATTCAAAGGCCTGACTCAGAAGTCTGAAAGCCTGTCCAACTCTCTGATATTCCTTTTTAAAACCAGTGATCTGCTTTCTGGCAAATTCGTTAAGAGTGACATTGAGCTGTATGATGTTTTCGTCCATTTTTTTGGTGAACGTTTTGAAACCATCTACATTGCTTTCCACCTCTTGTAAGTCAAGTGGTAAAGCCGGAGGACAGATAGTGAGGAAGAAGTTAGCACCGACTAAGTCGTCCTTCTCGGCCTTTCGCTTGCCTTGCTTCCAAGATTTTTCGTCATTGCTGCTGCAGGTGAGAAAATGCTGGAAAACGTCACACTTAGATAAAATAGGATGACTTGTCATGTGATTCATCCACCATATTAAACCTTTTCTCCTCTTCGAAATGAAATCTTCTTCGAAACGACCCGTGGCTTGTTTCTCAGGCAAGTGAGGAACCGAAATGACAGGGAATTTTTCTACAAGCCGTGCATAAAGCCAGTCAAAGTGCTTGTATCTTCTATTCACCTGGATTTGAGTATGGCTAGGTGTGAGTCCGTAGGACATATAGCTCTTCATGCCTTTAAATTTGGTCTGTTTTGTAGGATCATCGATAGTGCAAGTGAATGGATATGGGTTCTCTTGCCATTCAGGACCGAATTGGCtcataaccacaaatattttgtcTCCATCTCTGACCAAACCTGAAGCTTCACCCAAAACGAATGCCTCACCGCCTGACTTTACAAAAGTGGAAAACCTATTGAGATTTTTCCCAACTGTTCCTGTGCTTTTGGACTGCTGCGCACTCCCACGTCGAGAAGCTGAGGTGCTTGTCATGGGATATCCCGTTTGAGTATTCCCGCGTTTTTCAGGTGTTCCCCCGTGTTCATCCGCCGTTCCGCTGTCATCCCAGTCATCGTCCCAATCCTCATCACTTCCCTGGCTCGTCTGAAAACTGTGTCGCTGTTGCTGAAGATGTCCCTGGTAAACAGCGGAATGAGTGGGAGTCGATTCATTTGAGGTGTCCCTCCTCTGAGGACTAGTTTGTCGGTAATAGTGCTGACTGGCGGATGTCCCGTTACCGTGTAGTGATGTGTCAGTCTTTATAATCTCCACGTATGATGCGGGGAAGAGCCCCGTCTCCCCTCTGCTGTTCGTGCCCTCCAACCAACCATCGACAACCTCTTCACTACTCAAAGTTAGAAGCTCACTCTCTGTCACAGAGATCTCGCCGGGGTTTTCAGAGATAAAGTCGTATAAAGCTCTCGCTCTGAGCGCCATAGTTGTGTGGAAACGCTTTGTAAACTCAGTTTACAAAGTTTCAATAAACTCTCCTCCGCGCTGTCCCGTTAAAACAACCTCTTTCAGGAATTTACGCTCGCTGTTTTCTACCAAAACACGTCGATAACTTTTGAAGACATTATCCCGTGAAAACAGATAGAAATTCCTGTCAGTAGAGCATGTAAAAAGTGGGTTTTGTGTGCGCCTGCCTCCCTCTCCGCTGAATGCTCTGTGGTCCAGGGCAGAATAATCGAGGGTGGAGCCAATCCGAATAATCAGCCCTGGGGTCACGAATAAACCCCAATACCCTTTCATAGAGCAATATGATGAATGTAAACCATCGTAGACCTTGTCTTATCGAAGAAATGTCATCTTTATATAATCAtatgttgttacattttttataataactttgtTATCAAAGTGTAatgatctatatatatttttatatatatatattttgttggtCATTATactttgctatatatatatatatatatatatatatatatatatatatatatatatatatatatatatatatatatatatatatatatatatatatatatatatatatatatatatatatagcactctCTATCAGTGGTTATTTATAACTATtaaaaattgtatacatttaatgtaaaaatgattgTTAATCGAATGCTGGGTAACCtctttttctctaaaaaaaatacCCAGTATGTATAGCAGTATTGATATCAGAAATAATTTATAACTATAATGttcatttaccatttaaaaaataaaaagtaaaaatgattGTTAACTGAAcacttaataaattacatttccaaaTGTAACGTCTTTTTCGCTTgtacttgtaaaaaaataaaataaaaaataaaaaggctttTATAGTTCACTTAGGTTGGATTGGGTGTTAAGAGGATAATGTGTTGATTAAAAAGTTTATCAACATACTTCATTGGCTGAAGATATATAAAAGGATAAAGGCCTAAAAGGTCATACAAGTCACTGTGACAAATTTTATGTAATCCTAAATAGACACATTACTTATGAaaagtaaaacatgaaaaatacaaacatGCATGTCATCTAAACTTACAGAGCATTTTGTTCACTTTAACAGAACTATGCACAAACAACTGTTTATAATAAGTAGCAAATTAACTTTCAAACTCAATTTGTgccaaaaatgaaatgttattgcaCTGTGATAATATGGCCAAATGAGTATTAGGTAAAACATTACTTCAAAATGTTTCATCCATAAATAAACACTATGTAATgtgttaaaacattacattaaatgcctaatatttaaattgaagcatgtttttaaatgaagtctttagaataaacaacatttatgtgtgtgtttttacttccCCCTTATTTTGAATACATTGTCCAGTCTAGCCTACTTTACTTGTCTTGTACTAAATTTCTAAATGTGTATATTATACTTAAAGGTAAACACAAAAAACGTTATGCATTATGATATAAACTAGCAGCAGGTCACGTTTCTATGGACATATGATCTCAGATCACATAACACACCTTAAGTCTCCTATCAATCTTTCTGAAGAATAAAACATTACTTTAACCAGCAGATGTCACCGTCAAACAAAAATCTGGCACCATTAGTTCCTTGTCACGTGATGTCAAAGGACCTGTAGCGTCACAGCTTTCAGATACGATCTACGATCACGTGATCGCTCAGACGTACGTAGAACCAGCACGTAGCCTACCTTATTAATATAACACAAAAACAATCTCGAAAGAGTGgccaatttatattatatatcggTTTAAACAATTAAAAGGAGTAAGAAACAAGAAATAATTTCAATCCACGTTGGATGAATGAACGTAATATTCCGCGTGACAGTGACGTCACGTGGAAGTCGTGATGCTCGAGCCTCTGTGGCTCGCGAACACACAACAAACAACAGCGTCTCTCCCCGCCCACACCACCAAACTGTAGTACATTCGCCGTACATACATCTCACCAGTCCGAATTATTACGacttaaatacatttatagtaatgtatttgaatgtattaaaagcctgaatatttttgtttgttttatacatGGACGTGTATTAGTCACATAATCGCGCGCGGGATTTACAGAGGAAGTGCAGTGCACAGCTAACACTGCTAGCCgctttattcatatattattttctcaTCTGAGAGGCGGGGAATCCAAAGCTGTCAAAAAAATCGAGACTTTTGGATGCATTCAATTAACGACAGCGTTTCATTTCATAGTCGCCTTATCTCAGGACTTCTGTTTTCTGAAGACAACAGCAAGAAGCTATCGAGGAATTACATGGATTATCTGGTAACTTGgagtgttttttatttctttttgaagaAGGTCAGAATATGTAGGATcaggtgttttgttttcattgctgCTTCCACAGTTTATGAACCTTGTTCGGGATTGTTTTTGAACATTTATGTTTTGATGCAGCTAATACAAATGTACTCATTAGATGGGTGAAGTCACTTACAGTTTGCTGTTTGTTTCGCTTAAAAACAAACCTAAGCCAGTAGAGATTGGTGTCCAGAAAACATAGTTCTGAGCACACTTAAAAGAAAGTCTTTCGCTATATAGTATATACCAACAATTTTGGCCACCTCTTTTATGCTTTTTAGCTTTATTTGTTCTgcctatttgaaaaaaaattaaacaaattttcaCATTAGATGTAATGTATAGTAGTTTTCCTGTAAGATAAGGtaatttacaaaattaatttaatttgctgCACTTATTCAAAATCAGGTAACAAAACTATGCaagtattaaaggaatagtttaagaATGTGAATTCTGTCATTATGAACTCACCTTCATGTCCTTCAAAACCTGTACGACTTCCTTTCTTCCTCTGAACACTAAAACAGCAAACAGAATGtgcaagctgctcttttccatacagtaaAAATGAATGGTATGGATGCCTGTTTTCACCacaggataatatatatatatatatatatatatattgtgtcacAATCCAGACTTTGTTTCTTGCGGTTCAGagtgaaaaagtcagaattacaagatataaacaaaATTGTATCATATTAATtcagaattttgtattttttcttagTTCTAAATTTAACCTACATCTCATTTTTGAATTTGTATCTCACGATTCTAATttattgaactgtttttttttctgccacaaaattgttatatatatatatatatgtcatttttatatttttcctggTAGTTTGCGAGCTTATCTCAGTCACAATTCTGGCtcttcttctcagaattgtgagtttatatcatgtcAACAGCAGTgccctttcactttcattttgtgGAAAagagcactctgggcactctgctaaacatctccttaTGAGTTTCTCTGAAGAAATAAAGTATAAGTTTCAGAAGAATTGAGGGAAAGTAAATGATGGCATAAATGTCGTTTTAGGGTGACCTATGTTTAAGTCACATATATCAGTGATGCATATATCATATGATTTCTTGACACGTTTACAGATATTTGTGTGTTCTGGTTACATTTGGAGCTTATTGTTTGTGATCATCCTTTAATGTGACCTTGTTACAGTCCATATAAAATCCACTACAATTACCTTTTATGACATTTCTTTTCATCTAGATATTATAGTGACATAAACAGCCACTTATGGTCACATAAGTGGTCacatatcaaatattttatgacattttatgtttaCTATCAGCTTATTTGGCCTTGACGTGACCTCTTTCAAAGTCCTTTCTTTGCACCATTCGTGTTATATAATTGATCGTGTTAAATATTCAGTTTCAGAGGAATGCTGCTGTATTGTTTTGTTGGTGCCGCTCCACAGTGTGACAGTTTTGAATTCTGGTGCCAGTACATTTCTCGCGCATTCAGTGCTTTGATACTTGACATATGCAGCTAGGTCACAGGGGTGTTTCCTTTGGGATGTTCCGGTCAGGATTCTCAGAATAGAACCATTTCCTCAAGAAACAGAGCCGAAAAGAGACTGGAAGTGCTGGCAGTGTGTGGATTAGGAGCATGCTTGATTATGTAAGTATTTTTATCCGGAAAAATCAGACTTCTTAAGGACGAGGATGTTTTTTCTCACTCAGGGTTTTCTTCAGTTGATACATTATAAAATCGAAGAGTCTTGTACTTCTTGAGACTTTTATTTCACTAGAATGTGGAAACTAGGTTCGACTGAAACCACATGTGCACACCGGCATATATTTGTAGTTAACAGGTTGTACACAGCTGTAAATAAACAGACTTTAATACCTTTTAATCAACAGTTTGCTTATAAAAAGGCTTTAGCATGGTCAGTGAAAGCTTTGTCATGGTCAGCTCTTAAGATTCATGCCATGCTCAGTTGGTTCCCCTCTCCTCGAAAATGGGTGGAGCTAAAATCTGTGCCTTTGTAATTGGCATGGAAACCACATCATTGTATCTACGTTACTGGTATGTTTTTCCAGAGCAGCGCTTTTCCTTCACGCTTTTTAAGTGCGGGCCATCCGTGCCCAATGGTTTTAATGTTCGCTTTGAGTTCTAACTGTTCAGGTTTGAGTTCATTCTTCTGTGTGTCCCCACGGTTTTCCATTATTAAAGGACACAGTGGATCCAGTGCAGAATCTTAGCTCGGTTTAATTATGGATCTGGCCTCATTTGGACCAGGCTCTGTTGATTTAGGAATGAATGGGAACAACAATGGTCCTATTGTACTGTGTTCTGTTCCCTGACTCTGTATGGTTAATTTGTGAGATGAATCATAATGTATTCAAGGATTTGTCCATTAGCCGTTTTTTGGTGACCCTCTCATTAAATCAAGCTGGATCGCATACAGCTGCTGTATTATTTTGATcctttttaaatgttattcattttacgGACAGCCGAGCTAATTTACAGCCAACCGGAAGCTTTATTTAATGGTTAACTGAGGGACTGAGTATGTCAGGTTGCTAGTTTTTGAGCAGTTAAgcacgttttattttttttatttagtgtttggAAGGCAGTGTTTTGGAGACAGGACATGCAGTTGACGGGGTGGAGGTGTTATTTTAGAAGTaggtagtttttttattattattctcataCCTGCCTTTTtttagattacctttgccatCATCTGGTGCTAACtcaaagttaatctttaaatgcatgaataatttaataaagtaatcTTCAGGagaaaaaatactgtacattacaatGTTGTGACACCTACATTTTCAAGCATTTGAATTGATTGGTTataatttttagtgttttatttattcatttatttttatttattttattctaaatatatatttagcagcGATACATtaaactgcttaataatgacagtacattgttacaaaaaatttactatttaaaaaatatagaaaaatattaaacagcacaaatgttttacaaacattgataataacataGGTcctaaatatttattgagcagtaaatcagcatattataatgatttctggaggatcatgtggcactgaagactggggtaatgatgcagaaaattcaactttgatcccaggaaaaaattatgtttttaatcaattatacaacattttaaattgtaataatatttcacaatatcactatcTTAATAATAAATGCAGCTATGCTTTGCATATGactgaaaaatcataaaaaagtttTACCGATCGCAAACTTTTGAGCtatcacatttttttcttcttctaaataatcattagttgcagccctaatctCTACCATGCTTTTCCATCACCACTCAGCCCTCTTTAAGAGTATGTGAAATCTCTTTATCCTAAACAGTAAAGCATCTTCTGGTTTTACTTAATGGACTTTTAAGGACTATTATCATAGCTTGTGGACATGGAAATTGTGTGTGAAACTGGATCAATGGCAGTGGATTTTATGTTGATGGTTAGTGCTGTTCAAGTGCATTTTTTGACAGAAGTCAATGACGGTTCTTTTGGACTATTCTAGTGTGTTAAAGCCATTAAGcttaaaaaaagtcacaattattatgtttttatgtttcattGTAAGTTGACGGTTgtatttttatgtgaaaaatcATATTGGCTCATGGAAAATATGTGTCCGGGAACATTGTGTTTGAATTGTTTGTTTAACTTTTACCCTGGTGAGCATTAAAGCCTTGGTTTGAGTTTAACTGCCAAAAGAAACAGCGGTAGATGTGAGCTCGGCTGACTTTGAGCAAGAGAGAAAGTCGAGCAATGCAATGAGGAAGTCAGTGACTAAAGGTAAACATATGTGTAAGGATacattgtttacattgtttatgctTTGATCTAACGTAAACAACGTATCCAAGTGCATACGCATCAACATTGCATACGTTGTTTACAaatgtgatactctccaaaatgctGCTATAGAGTGATGcacattgttgaataaagtcattattttttgctCACAAAACGTAGGCCTGTactc is part of the Carassius auratus strain Wakin chromosome 10, ASM336829v1, whole genome shotgun sequence genome and harbors:
- the snx18b gene encoding sorting nexin-18b, with the protein product MALRARALYDFISENPGEISVTESELLTLSSEEVVDGWLEGTNSRGETGLFPASYVEIIKTDTSLHGNGTSASQHYYRQTSPQRRDTSNESTPTHSAVYQGHLQQQRHSFQTSQGSDEDWDDDWDDSGTADEHGGTPEKRGNTQTGYPMTSTSASRRGSAQQSKSTGTVGKNLNRFSTFVKSGGEAFVLGEASGLVRDGDKIFVVMSQFGPEWQENPYPFTCTIDDPTKQTKFKGMKSYMSYGLTPSHTQIQVNRRYKHFDWLYARLVEKFPVISVPHLPEKQATGRFEEDFISKRRKGLIWWMNHMTSHPILSKCDVFQHFLTCSSNDEKSWKQGKRKAEKDDLVGANFFLTICPPALPLDLQEVESNVDGFKTFTKKMDENIIQLNVTLNEFARKQITGFKKEYQRVGQAFRLLSQAFEFDQQVYSVPLNKAMVHTGDVYETIGDYFAEQPRQDLEPISDLLAIYQGHLANFPDIIHVQKGALTKAKESQKHGEEKDGIAGGGIHDRCNIISCATLAEIQHFHRVRVRDFKAQMQHFLQQQISFFQKITGKLEEALDMYDQA